A region of Takifugu flavidus isolate HTHZ2018 chromosome 2, ASM371156v2, whole genome shotgun sequence DNA encodes the following proteins:
- the madd gene encoding MAP kinase-activating death domain protein isoform X16: MEKKKMCPRLLDYLVVVGARQPSSDSFAQTPQLLRRYPLEDHHDFPLPPDVVFFCQPEGCLSIRQRRVSLRDDSSFVFTLTDKDSGITRYGICVNFYRSFQRGHHRARGDKSTHADMAARGAETASEGSDGSGPPPALSPPNNAEVAPPPTSEEEGGGQLGGEQNAGKSPQHRRSTAKMAARNRYSTLTSLCILSHYPFFSTFRECLYILKRLVDCCSQRLTQRAGLPRATQRDTMWRVFTGALSVEEKGSQLLADLREIESWMYRLLRSPVPVAGQRRVDVEVLPHELKRALTFALPENSRFCLVDFPLHLPLELLGVDACLQVLSCVLLEHKVILQSRDYNALSMSVMAFVAMIYPLEYMFPVIPLLPTCMASAEQLLLAPTPYIIGVPASFFLYKAEFKIPDDVWLVDLDSSKVIAPTNAEILPPLPEPEAMELKKHLKQCLVRLTVITQKQIFSSENKALASMSMNTQPILNLEKFQEGQELPLLPPGRDKASPSSTEFNPLIYGNDVDSVDVATRVAMVRFFNSSNVLQGFQMHTRTLRLFPRPVVAFRSSSFLASRPRRSSFADKLSHTQAVEFFGEWALNPSNLAFQRIHNNVYDPSLIGDKPKWYAHQLQPVVYRVYDGSSQLVEAMAGPLEDDGNESDPTDSGSDSDAYDDSSSSYSSLGDLVSEMIQGDIHGDTTSLDPPTHAALGDASEVEFQDFREVNHGCDGPPSEEGTGEPSDGQPLRSSSSTTASSSPSTIIQGVNHELEAPEMEASASAALQNPVPALCSQPFLRPPADAGLVEPAGKKQEYDNPYFEPQYGFPSEDDPDAEEQVETYTPRFNQNLSDNKAQRPLRPSSLRLPGESDGEGDSRNSSPNSTISNSSNDGFGGLMSFASNLYKNHGTSFSLSNLALPNKAARDKATPFPSLKGARAPRALVDQKSSVIKHSPTVKRESPSPQGRVNNTSENQQFLKEVVQSVLDGQGVGWLNMKKVRRLLENEQLRLFVLSKLNRAVHTEEDARQEIIRDVEVSRKVYKGMLDILKCTVSSLEHSYTNAGLGGMASVFSLLEIARTHYQTKDPEKRKRSPTDSVGSPGSKESPSARAETSRPQGFLNVPHLQLPHHTTGRGARHFDTRSLNEENFIASIELWSKHQDNQKAMEKPQSSEGAKQQRPLVADAEEKKSQISADSGLSVTSGSQKSDTESITSSEPPALTRSTSQDSEASTVISNSSGETLGADSDLSSTAGDGPAGRIAPHLNQSRGTLSDSEIETNPATSTVFGKTHTRKPGIKDHSHTLAKGQPAQPLEDISMRIYLCEGLLGKERSTLWDQLQFWEDAFLDAVMLEREGMGMDQGPQEMIERYLSLGDHDRKRLEDDEDRLLATLLHNMIAYMLMMKLNKNDIRKKVRRLMGKSHIGLTYSQEINEILDKLADMNGRELPIRPSGSRHIKKQTFVVHAGTDTTGDIFFMEVCDDCIVLRSNIGTVYERWWYEKLINMTYCPKTKVLCLWRRNGQETQLNKFYTKKCRELYYCVKDSMERAAARQQSIKPGPELGGEFPVQDMKTGEGGLLQVTLEGINLKFMHSQVFIELSHIKKCNTVKGVFVLEEFVPETKEVVIHKYKTPMAHQICYSVLCLFSYVAAVKGKEAEGKPKTLSPRPLPS, encoded by the exons atggagaaaaagaaaatgtgcccTCGCCTTCTGGACTACCTGGTGGTGGTCGGAGCGAG ACAACCAAGCAGCGATAGCTTTGCCCAGACCCCCCAGCTCCTCCGCCGGTACCCTCTTGAGGACCACCACGACTTCCCGCTTCCTCCGGATGTGGTGTTCTTTTGCCAACCTGAGGGCTGCCTGAGCATACGGCAGCGGAGGGTCAGCCTTCGGGACGACTCCTCCTTCGTTTTCACTCTGACCGACAAGGACTCAGGAATCACCCGCTATGGCATCTGCGTCAACTTCTACCGCTCCTTTCAGCGCGGCCACCACCGCGCTCGCGGGGACAAAAGCACCCACGCGGACATGGCGGCCAGGGGTGCGGAGACGGCCAGCGAAGGCTCCGATGGCAGCGGGCCTCCTCCTGCATTGTCTCCACCTAACAATGCTGAGGTggcacccccacccacctctgAAGAGGAGGGCGGCGGACAGTTGGGCGGCGAGCAAAATGCTGGCAAGTCCCCGCAGCACAGAAGAAGCACTGCTAAGATGGCCGCCCGGAACCGCTACAGCACACTGACCTCATTGTGCATCCTTAGCCATTACCCCTTTTTCTCTACCTTCAGGGAGTGTTTATATATTCTCAAGAGGCTGGTGGATTGCTGCAGCCAGAGGTTAACCCAGAGGGCTGGGCTACCTCGGGCCACCCAACG ggACACCATGTGGCGTGTGTTCACCGGGGCTCTGTCggtggaggagaaaggaagCCAGCTGCTAGCCGACTTGCGGGAGATTGAGTCCTGGATGTACAGGCTGCTGCGGTCGCCTGTACCAGTGGCAGGCCAGAGGCGTGTGGATGTGGAAGTCCTGCCCCATGAACTCAAGCGGGCGCTCACCTTTGCCCTGCCAGAAAACTCCCGGTTCTGTTTGGTTGACTTCCCGTTGCACCTtccactggagctgctgggcgtGGACGCCTGTCTTCAGGTTCTCAGTTGTGTCCTTCTAGAGCACAAG GTCATTCTTCAGTCCAGAGACTACAATGCTTTATCCATGAGTGTCATGGCTTTTGTTGCCATGATCTACCCTCTGGAGTACATGTTCCCTGTCATCCCCTTACTGCCAACCTGCATGGCCTCTGCTGAACAG TTGCTTCTGGCCCCCACTCCCTACATTATCGGTGTCCCGGCCAGTTTCTTCCTCTACAAAGCCGAGTTCAAAATACCAGACGACGTGTGGCTTGTGGACCTGGACAGCAGCAAG GTCATCGCGCCCACTAATGCCGAGATTCTTCCACCTCTTCCAGAACCTGAAGCAatggagctgaagaagcatCTAAAGCAG TGTCTGGTCAGGTTGACCGTGATCACCCAAAAGCAGATCTTCTCATCTGAAAATAAG GCTTTGGCCAGTATGAGCATGAACACGCAGCCAATTCTGAACTTGGAGAAGTTCCAGGAAGGTCAGGAGCTGCCTCTGTTGCCGCCAGGACGTGACAAAGCTTCACCCTCCTCTACAGAGTTCAATCCTCTAATTTATGGCAACGATGTTGATTCAGTGGATGTGGCCACCAG GGTTGCCATGGTTCGATTCTTCAACTCCTCAAATGTTCTCCAAGGGTTTCAGATGCACACTCGCACGTTGCGTCTCTTTCCCCGACCCGTGGTGGCGTTCCGATCATCATCATTTCTTGCTTCTCGGCCAAGGCGCTCCAGCTTTGCAGACAAACTCTCTCACACCCAGGCTGTGGAATTCTTTGGAGAATGGGCTCTAAATCCTTCCAACCTTGCTTTTCAGAGGATACACAACA acgTGTACGACCCATCACTGATTGGAGACAAGCCCAAGTGGTATGCTCACCAGTTACAACCAGTGGTCTACAGAGTGTACGATGGAAGCTCCCAGTTGGTTGAAGCCATGGCTGGTCCTTTGGAGGATGATGGAAATGAGTCGGACCCCACAGACAG CGGGAGTGACAGCGACGCATATGACGACTCCAGCTCTTCGTATTCCTCCCTCGGAGACCTTGTTAGTGAGATGATCCAAGGAGACATTCATGGAGACACAACCA GCTTGGACCCGCCTACCCATGCTGCACTGGGAGACGCTAGCGAGGTTGAATTTCAAGACTTCAGGGAGGTCAATCACGGGTGTGATGGTCCCCCCAGTGAAGAGGGAACCGGCGAGCCCTCTGATGGACAGCCCCTCCGCTCAAGCTCCAGCACAACAGCGAGCTCAAGTCCCAGCACAATCATCCAGGGAGTCAACCAT GAGTTGGAAGCACCTGAGATGGAAGCGTCGGccagtgctgctctgcagaaCCCTGTACCTGCTCTGTGCAGTCAGCCGTTCCTcagacctcctgctgatgctggCCTGGTGGAGCCAGCTGGTAAAAAGCAAGAGTATGACAACCCATACTTTGAGCCTCAGTACGGCTTCCCCTCAGAGGATGACCCAGATGCGGAGGAGCAAGTGGAGACGTACACGCCGCGGTTTAACCAGAATCTCAGCGACAACAA ggcACAACGTCCGTTAAGACCAAGTAGCCTGAGGCTTCCCGGAGAATCTGACGGGGAGGGAGACTCCCGCAACAGTTCGCCAAACTCCACCATTTCCAACAGCAGCAACGATGGGTTTGGAGGACTGATGTCTTTTGCAA GCAATCTCTATAAGAACCACGGCACCAGTTTCAGTCTGTCCAATCTTGCACTTCCCAACAAGGCGGCGAGAGACAAAGCGACGCCTTTCCCCAGTCTGAAAG GTGCACGTGCACCTCGAGCACTGGTGGATCAGAAGTCCTCCGTGATCAAGCACAGTCCTACAGTGAAAAGAGAGTCGCCATCTCCTCAGGGAAGAGTCAACAATACGAG CGAGAACCAGCAGTTCCTGAAGGAGGTGGTGCAGAGTGTTCTGGATGGGCAGGGAGTCGGCTGGCTCAACATGAAGAAAGTGCGCCGCCTGTTGGAGAACGAGCAGCTCCGTCTGTTTGTCCTCAGTAAGCTGAACAGAGCCGTCCACACAGAGGAAGACGCCAGACAAGAGATCATTCGTGATGTG GAGGTGAGCAGAAAAGTGTACAAAGGCATGCTGGACATCTTGAAGTGCACCGTTTCCAGTCTGGAGCACTCGTACACTAACGCAGGTCTTGGAGGAATGGCCAGCGTCTTCAGCTTACTGGAAATAGCGCGCACGCATTACCAAACCAAAG ACCCAGAAAAACGCAAGCGAAGCCCCACAGACAGTGTCGGCAGCCCGGGCAGCAAAGAGAGTCCTTCGGCTCGAGCGGAGACCAGCAGACCTCAGGGCTTTCTGAATGTGCCCCATCTCCAGCTGCCGCACCACACCACGGGCAGAGGAGCCCGCCATTTTGATACCCGGAGTCTTAACGAGGAGAACTTTATTGCCTCGATTG AATTGTGGAGCAAGCACCAGGATAATCAAAAAGCTATGGAAAAACCACAGA gttctgagGGAGCCaagcagcagcgccccctggtggcagatGCAGAGGAGAAGAAATCGCAGATCAGTGCTGATAGTGGCCTCAGCGTCACCTCTGGATCCCAG AAAAGCGACACGGAGTCGATAACGAGCTCCGAGCCGCCCGCCCTGACGAGAAGCACCAGCCAAGACTCAGAGGCCAGCACAGTG ATAAGCAATAGTTCCGGAGAGACCCTGGGCGCTGACAGTGACCTGAGCAGCACGGCAGGAGACGGGCCCGCCGGAAGAATCGCTCCACATTTAAATCAGTCCAGAGGGACGCTGTCTGACAGCGAGATTGAAACCAATCCAGCCACCAGCACAGTGTTT GGGAAGACTCACACCCGGAAGCCAGGCATCAAAGATCACTCACACACCCTGGCCAAGGGTCAGCCTGCACAGCCCCTGGAGGACATCAGCATGAGGATTTACCTCTGCGAGGGCCTGTTGG GTAAAGAACGTTCCACGCTGTGGGACCAGCTGCAGTTCTGGGAGGACGCCTTCCTGGACGCAGTGATGTTGGAGCGGGAGGGGATGGGGATGGACCAGGGCCCACAGGAGATGATCGAGAG ATACCTGTCGTTGGGAGACCACGACCGCAAGCGTCTGGAGGACGATGAAGACAGGCTCCTGGCCACCTTGCTGCACAACATGATTGCTTACATGTTGATGATGAAA ttGAACAAAAATGACATCAGGAAGAAAGTGAGGCGTCTGATGGGGAAGTCCCACATCGGCCTCACGTACAGCCAAGAGATCAATGAGATTCTGGACAAACTGGCCGACATG AACGGCCGCGAGCTTCCCATCAGGCCCAGCGGGAGCCGTCACATCAAGAAGCAAACGTTTGTTGTGCACGCCGGCACGGACACCACAGGCGACATCTTCTTCATGGAG GTGTGCGACGACTGCATAGTCCTGCGCAGCAACATCGGCACGGTCTACGAGCGCTGGTGGTACGAGAAGCTCATCAACATGACCTACTGCCCCAAGACCAAGGTGTTGTGTCTGTGGAGGCGCAACGGCCAGGAGACGCAGCTCAACAAGTTCTATACCAAAAAG TGTCGTGAACTCTACTACTGTGTCAAAGACAGTATGGAGAGGGCTGCAGCCAGGCAGCAGAGCATCAAACCAG gtCCAGAATTAGGTGGAGAGTTTCCCGTCCAGGACATGAAAACTGGCGAAggtgggctgctgcaggtcacgcTGGAGGGAATCAACCTGAAATTCATGCACAGCCAG gttTTCATAGAGCTGAGTCACATTAAAAAGTGCAATACAGTGAAGGGAGTCTTTGTCCTGGAGGAATTTG TTCCTGAAACTAAAGAAGTGGTGATCCACAAGTACAAGACCCCCATG GCACATCAGATCTGTTACTCCGTCCTTTGCCTTTTCTCCTATGTGGCGGCGGTGAAGGGGAAGGAGGCTGAAGGAAAACCCAAGACCCTGTCGCCGAGACCCCTTCCCAGCTAG
- the madd gene encoding MAP kinase-activating death domain protein isoform X24 yields MEKKKMCPRLLDYLVVVGARQPSSDSFAQTPQLLRRYPLEDHHDFPLPPDVVFFCQPEGCLSIRQRRVSLRDDSSFVFTLTDKDSGITRYGICVNFYRSFQRGHHRARGDKSTHADMAARGAETASEGSDGSGPPPALSPPNNAEVAPPPTSEEEGGGQLGGEQNAGKSPQHRRSTAKMAARNRYSTLTSLCILSHYPFFSTFRECLYILKRLVDCCSQRLTQRAGLPRATQRDTMWRVFTGALSVEEKGSQLLADLREIESWMYRLLRSPVPVAGQRRVDVEVLPHELKRALTFALPENSRFCLVDFPLHLPLELLGVDACLQVLSCVLLEHKVILQSRDYNALSMSVMAFVAMIYPLEYMFPVIPLLPTCMASAEQLLLAPTPYIIGVPASFFLYKAEFKIPDDVWLVDLDSSKVIAPTNAEILPPLPEPEAMELKKHLKQCLVRLTVITQKQIFSSENKALASMSMNTQPILNLEKFQEGQELPLLPPGRDKASPSSTEFNPLIYGNDVDSVDVATRVAMVRFFNSSNVLQGFQMHTRTLRLFPRPVVAFRSSSFLASRPRRSSFADKLSHTQAVEFFGEWALNPSNLAFQRIHNNVYDPSLIGDKPKWYAHQLQPVVYRVYDGSSQLVEAMAGPLEDDGNESDPTDSGSDSDAYDDSSSSYSSLGDLVSEMIQGDIHGDTTSLDPPTHAALGDASEVEFQDFREVNHGCDGPPSEEGTGEPSDGQPLRSSSSTTASSSPSTIIQGVNHELEAPEMEASASAALQNPVPALCSQPFLRPPADAGLVEPAGKKQEYDNPYFEPQYGFPSEDDPDAEEQVETYTPRFNQNLSDNKAQRPLRPSSLRLPGESDGEGDSRNSSPNSTISNSSNDGFGGLMSFASNLYKNHGTSFSLSNLALPNKAARDKATPFPSLKDPPDNVVFGLNSLMEIITEAGPGSGEGARAPRALVDQKSSVIKHSPTVKRESPSPQGRVNNTSENQQFLKEVVQSVLDGQGVGWLNMKKVRRLLENEQLRLFVLSKLNRAVHTEEDARQEIIRDVEVSRKVYKGMLDILKCTVSSLEHSYTNAGLGGMASVFSLLEIARTHYQTKGSEGAKQQRPLVADAEEKKSQISADSGLSVTSGSQKSDTESITSSEPPALTRSTSQDSEASTVISNSSGETLGADSDLSSTAGDGPAGRIAPHLNQSRGTLSDSEIETNPATSTVFGKTHTRKPGIKDHSHTLAKGQPAQPLEDISMRIYLCEGLLGRDKSSVWDQLEDAAMETFSLSKERSTLWDQLQFWEDAFLDAVMLEREGMGMDQGPQEMIERYLSLGDHDRKRLEDDEDRLLATLLHNMIAYMLMMKLNKNDIRKKVRRLMGKSHIGLTYSQEINEILDKLADMNGRELPIRPSGSRHIKKQTFVVHAGTDTTGDIFFMEVCDDCIVLRSNIGTVYERWWYEKLINMTYCPKTKVLCLWRRNGQETQLNKFYTKKCRELYYCVKDSMERAAARQQSIKPGPELGGEFPVQDMKTGEGGLLQVTLEGINLKFMHSQVFIELSHIKKCNTVKGVFVLEEFVPETKEVVIHKYKTPMAHQICYSVLCLFSYVAAVKGKEAEGKPKTLSPRPLPS; encoded by the exons atggagaaaaagaaaatgtgcccTCGCCTTCTGGACTACCTGGTGGTGGTCGGAGCGAG ACAACCAAGCAGCGATAGCTTTGCCCAGACCCCCCAGCTCCTCCGCCGGTACCCTCTTGAGGACCACCACGACTTCCCGCTTCCTCCGGATGTGGTGTTCTTTTGCCAACCTGAGGGCTGCCTGAGCATACGGCAGCGGAGGGTCAGCCTTCGGGACGACTCCTCCTTCGTTTTCACTCTGACCGACAAGGACTCAGGAATCACCCGCTATGGCATCTGCGTCAACTTCTACCGCTCCTTTCAGCGCGGCCACCACCGCGCTCGCGGGGACAAAAGCACCCACGCGGACATGGCGGCCAGGGGTGCGGAGACGGCCAGCGAAGGCTCCGATGGCAGCGGGCCTCCTCCTGCATTGTCTCCACCTAACAATGCTGAGGTggcacccccacccacctctgAAGAGGAGGGCGGCGGACAGTTGGGCGGCGAGCAAAATGCTGGCAAGTCCCCGCAGCACAGAAGAAGCACTGCTAAGATGGCCGCCCGGAACCGCTACAGCACACTGACCTCATTGTGCATCCTTAGCCATTACCCCTTTTTCTCTACCTTCAGGGAGTGTTTATATATTCTCAAGAGGCTGGTGGATTGCTGCAGCCAGAGGTTAACCCAGAGGGCTGGGCTACCTCGGGCCACCCAACG ggACACCATGTGGCGTGTGTTCACCGGGGCTCTGTCggtggaggagaaaggaagCCAGCTGCTAGCCGACTTGCGGGAGATTGAGTCCTGGATGTACAGGCTGCTGCGGTCGCCTGTACCAGTGGCAGGCCAGAGGCGTGTGGATGTGGAAGTCCTGCCCCATGAACTCAAGCGGGCGCTCACCTTTGCCCTGCCAGAAAACTCCCGGTTCTGTTTGGTTGACTTCCCGTTGCACCTtccactggagctgctgggcgtGGACGCCTGTCTTCAGGTTCTCAGTTGTGTCCTTCTAGAGCACAAG GTCATTCTTCAGTCCAGAGACTACAATGCTTTATCCATGAGTGTCATGGCTTTTGTTGCCATGATCTACCCTCTGGAGTACATGTTCCCTGTCATCCCCTTACTGCCAACCTGCATGGCCTCTGCTGAACAG TTGCTTCTGGCCCCCACTCCCTACATTATCGGTGTCCCGGCCAGTTTCTTCCTCTACAAAGCCGAGTTCAAAATACCAGACGACGTGTGGCTTGTGGACCTGGACAGCAGCAAG GTCATCGCGCCCACTAATGCCGAGATTCTTCCACCTCTTCCAGAACCTGAAGCAatggagctgaagaagcatCTAAAGCAG TGTCTGGTCAGGTTGACCGTGATCACCCAAAAGCAGATCTTCTCATCTGAAAATAAG GCTTTGGCCAGTATGAGCATGAACACGCAGCCAATTCTGAACTTGGAGAAGTTCCAGGAAGGTCAGGAGCTGCCTCTGTTGCCGCCAGGACGTGACAAAGCTTCACCCTCCTCTACAGAGTTCAATCCTCTAATTTATGGCAACGATGTTGATTCAGTGGATGTGGCCACCAG GGTTGCCATGGTTCGATTCTTCAACTCCTCAAATGTTCTCCAAGGGTTTCAGATGCACACTCGCACGTTGCGTCTCTTTCCCCGACCCGTGGTGGCGTTCCGATCATCATCATTTCTTGCTTCTCGGCCAAGGCGCTCCAGCTTTGCAGACAAACTCTCTCACACCCAGGCTGTGGAATTCTTTGGAGAATGGGCTCTAAATCCTTCCAACCTTGCTTTTCAGAGGATACACAACA acgTGTACGACCCATCACTGATTGGAGACAAGCCCAAGTGGTATGCTCACCAGTTACAACCAGTGGTCTACAGAGTGTACGATGGAAGCTCCCAGTTGGTTGAAGCCATGGCTGGTCCTTTGGAGGATGATGGAAATGAGTCGGACCCCACAGACAG CGGGAGTGACAGCGACGCATATGACGACTCCAGCTCTTCGTATTCCTCCCTCGGAGACCTTGTTAGTGAGATGATCCAAGGAGACATTCATGGAGACACAACCA GCTTGGACCCGCCTACCCATGCTGCACTGGGAGACGCTAGCGAGGTTGAATTTCAAGACTTCAGGGAGGTCAATCACGGGTGTGATGGTCCCCCCAGTGAAGAGGGAACCGGCGAGCCCTCTGATGGACAGCCCCTCCGCTCAAGCTCCAGCACAACAGCGAGCTCAAGTCCCAGCACAATCATCCAGGGAGTCAACCAT GAGTTGGAAGCACCTGAGATGGAAGCGTCGGccagtgctgctctgcagaaCCCTGTACCTGCTCTGTGCAGTCAGCCGTTCCTcagacctcctgctgatgctggCCTGGTGGAGCCAGCTGGTAAAAAGCAAGAGTATGACAACCCATACTTTGAGCCTCAGTACGGCTTCCCCTCAGAGGATGACCCAGATGCGGAGGAGCAAGTGGAGACGTACACGCCGCGGTTTAACCAGAATCTCAGCGACAACAA ggcACAACGTCCGTTAAGACCAAGTAGCCTGAGGCTTCCCGGAGAATCTGACGGGGAGGGAGACTCCCGCAACAGTTCGCCAAACTCCACCATTTCCAACAGCAGCAACGATGGGTTTGGAGGACTGATGTCTTTTGCAA GCAATCTCTATAAGAACCACGGCACCAGTTTCAGTCTGTCCAATCTTGCACTTCCCAACAAGGCGGCGAGAGACAAAGCGACGCCTTTCCCCAGTCTGAAAG ATCCACCTGACAACGTGG TATTTGGGCTAAATTCTCTAATGGAGATAATTACAGAGGCCGGCCCGGGGAGCGGAGAAG GTGCACGTGCACCTCGAGCACTGGTGGATCAGAAGTCCTCCGTGATCAAGCACAGTCCTACAGTGAAAAGAGAGTCGCCATCTCCTCAGGGAAGAGTCAACAATACGAG CGAGAACCAGCAGTTCCTGAAGGAGGTGGTGCAGAGTGTTCTGGATGGGCAGGGAGTCGGCTGGCTCAACATGAAGAAAGTGCGCCGCCTGTTGGAGAACGAGCAGCTCCGTCTGTTTGTCCTCAGTAAGCTGAACAGAGCCGTCCACACAGAGGAAGACGCCAGACAAGAGATCATTCGTGATGTG GAGGTGAGCAGAAAAGTGTACAAAGGCATGCTGGACATCTTGAAGTGCACCGTTTCCAGTCTGGAGCACTCGTACACTAACGCAGGTCTTGGAGGAATGGCCAGCGTCTTCAGCTTACTGGAAATAGCGCGCACGCATTACCAAACCAAAG gttctgagGGAGCCaagcagcagcgccccctggtggcagatGCAGAGGAGAAGAAATCGCAGATCAGTGCTGATAGTGGCCTCAGCGTCACCTCTGGATCCCAG AAAAGCGACACGGAGTCGATAACGAGCTCCGAGCCGCCCGCCCTGACGAGAAGCACCAGCCAAGACTCAGAGGCCAGCACAGTG ATAAGCAATAGTTCCGGAGAGACCCTGGGCGCTGACAGTGACCTGAGCAGCACGGCAGGAGACGGGCCCGCCGGAAGAATCGCTCCACATTTAAATCAGTCCAGAGGGACGCTGTCTGACAGCGAGATTGAAACCAATCCAGCCACCAGCACAGTGTTT GGGAAGACTCACACCCGGAAGCCAGGCATCAAAGATCACTCACACACCCTGGCCAAGGGTCAGCCTGCACAGCCCCTGGAGGACATCAGCATGAGGATTTACCTCTGCGAGGGCCTGTTGG GTCGGGATAAGAGCTCCGTTTGGGATCAACTAGAGGATGCTGCCATGGAAACCTTTTCTCTAA GTAAAGAACGTTCCACGCTGTGGGACCAGCTGCAGTTCTGGGAGGACGCCTTCCTGGACGCAGTGATGTTGGAGCGGGAGGGGATGGGGATGGACCAGGGCCCACAGGAGATGATCGAGAG ATACCTGTCGTTGGGAGACCACGACCGCAAGCGTCTGGAGGACGATGAAGACAGGCTCCTGGCCACCTTGCTGCACAACATGATTGCTTACATGTTGATGATGAAA ttGAACAAAAATGACATCAGGAAGAAAGTGAGGCGTCTGATGGGGAAGTCCCACATCGGCCTCACGTACAGCCAAGAGATCAATGAGATTCTGGACAAACTGGCCGACATG AACGGCCGCGAGCTTCCCATCAGGCCCAGCGGGAGCCGTCACATCAAGAAGCAAACGTTTGTTGTGCACGCCGGCACGGACACCACAGGCGACATCTTCTTCATGGAG GTGTGCGACGACTGCATAGTCCTGCGCAGCAACATCGGCACGGTCTACGAGCGCTGGTGGTACGAGAAGCTCATCAACATGACCTACTGCCCCAAGACCAAGGTGTTGTGTCTGTGGAGGCGCAACGGCCAGGAGACGCAGCTCAACAAGTTCTATACCAAAAAG TGTCGTGAACTCTACTACTGTGTCAAAGACAGTATGGAGAGGGCTGCAGCCAGGCAGCAGAGCATCAAACCAG gtCCAGAATTAGGTGGAGAGTTTCCCGTCCAGGACATGAAAACTGGCGAAggtgggctgctgcaggtcacgcTGGAGGGAATCAACCTGAAATTCATGCACAGCCAG gttTTCATAGAGCTGAGTCACATTAAAAAGTGCAATACAGTGAAGGGAGTCTTTGTCCTGGAGGAATTTG TTCCTGAAACTAAAGAAGTGGTGATCCACAAGTACAAGACCCCCATG GCACATCAGATCTGTTACTCCGTCCTTTGCCTTTTCTCCTATGTGGCGGCGGTGAAGGGGAAGGAGGCTGAAGGAAAACCCAAGACCCTGTCGCCGAGACCCCTTCCCAGCTAG